In Planctomycetota bacterium, a genomic segment contains:
- a CDS encoding Gfo/Idh/MocA family oxidoreductase: protein MAEMKVGVILHGVTGRMGDVAHRALKDIIVRGGVQVADDTVMPVPIGLGRDEPRLAEYARATGLEAWHTSLPEAFEQARRLNPCIQVYHNAVATGARHGTLLAALDELDPATAGVFSEKPIAADYREGRDLVAALERRHFASGVVHDMLQTPGFRKALATLPLIRPISCQMLFGYEVGDGKSDNPAFRGQRPDFNWRLADAGGGIILDMCHEAYISAALFGATERLSAVARLLVPERVSADTGELIRCDVEDYAAIRREHTCGVVNNSVWTWCRRINSEFGPLEITVEGEQGTIVFGLNGLKVQWKETAPALRWRDILEGRQVDWRSHWQYPDLQPRNAFAVELERFIRCLVQREAYPYDAAHALDWLGEVEAIYQSAAAQGAPITHDQFLHYPDAVPPDWRPERLQRLLGVER from the coding sequence ATGGCCGAGATGAAGGTGGGCGTGATCCTGCACGGCGTGACGGGGCGGATGGGCGACGTGGCTCACCGGGCGCTCAAGGACATCATCGTGCGCGGCGGGGTGCAGGTGGCCGACGACACGGTGATGCCCGTGCCCATCGGCCTGGGGCGCGACGAGCCCCGTCTGGCCGAGTACGCCCGCGCCACCGGCCTCGAGGCCTGGCACACCTCGCTGCCCGAGGCATTCGAGCAGGCCAGGAGGCTCAACCCGTGCATCCAGGTGTATCACAACGCGGTGGCCACCGGCGCGCGGCACGGCACCCTGCTCGCCGCACTCGACGAGCTGGACCCCGCGACGGCGGGCGTCTTCAGCGAGAAGCCCATCGCGGCCGACTACCGCGAGGGCCGCGACCTGGTGGCCGCGCTGGAGCGGCGGCATTTCGCCAGCGGCGTGGTGCACGACATGCTCCAGACGCCCGGCTTCCGCAAGGCCCTGGCCACGCTGCCCCTCATCCGCCCCATCTCGTGCCAGATGCTCTTCGGCTACGAGGTGGGCGACGGCAAGAGCGACAACCCGGCCTTCCGCGGCCAACGCCCCGACTTCAACTGGCGCCTCGCCGACGCGGGCGGCGGCATCATCCTCGACATGTGCCACGAGGCCTACATTTCCGCCGCGCTGTTCGGCGCCACCGAGCGGCTCTCGGCCGTGGCGCGCCTGCTCGTGCCCGAGCGAGTCTCGGCCGACACGGGCGAACTCATCCGCTGCGACGTTGAGGACTACGCGGCCATCCGCCGCGAGCACACGTGCGGGGTGGTGAACAACTCGGTGTGGACCTGGTGCCGGCGCATCAATTCAGAGTTCGGCCCGCTCGAAATCACGGTCGAGGGCGAGCAGGGCACCATCGTGTTCGGCCTCAACGGCCTCAAGGTGCAATGGAAGGAGACCGCCCCCGCCCTTCGCTGGCGCGACATTCTCGAAGGCCGGCAGGTGGACTGGCGAAGCCACTGGCAATACCCCGACCTCCAGCCGCGCAATGCCTTTGCGGTGGAGCTGGAGCGCTTCATCCGCTGCCTCGTCCAGCGCGAGGCGTACCCATACGACGCCGCCCACGCCCTCGACTGGCTGGGCGAGGTCGAGGCCATCTACCAGAGCGCCGCGGCCCAGGGCGCCCCGATCACCCACGACCAGTTCCTCCACTACCCCGACGCCGTGCCGCCCGACTGGCGCCCCGAGCGCCTCCAGCGCCTCCTCGGCGTCGAGCGCTGA
- a CDS encoding glycosidase — MVKLTRYAGNPILKANPANPWEAHSVFNAAAVLKDGKVYLFYRACDAAFGAAYVSSIGLATSDDGFRFTRVPGWVYQGQDPSESRGVEDPRITLVEGKYRMLYTAYDGRHPRVAMAESDDLLHWRRYGIILPHLDNKDSAIFPSKIGGRYCMIHREPPCMWLAWSDDCYRWGEFEILARPRPGTWEHAKIGLSGPPMRIPEGWLVVYHGVDAQSVYRQSLMLLDAENPRRILRQHQDPIIQPEADYELYGDVKNVVFSCGQVVKDDTFFLYYGGADTVMAVATCPMAAIRAWAQGNG, encoded by the coding sequence ATGGTCAAGCTCACCCGCTACGCCGGCAACCCGATCCTGAAGGCCAACCCCGCCAACCCGTGGGAGGCCCACTCCGTCTTCAATGCCGCCGCCGTGCTCAAGGACGGCAAGGTTTACCTCTTCTACCGCGCATGCGACGCCGCGTTCGGCGCGGCCTACGTTTCCAGCATCGGGCTGGCCACGAGCGACGACGGCTTCCGCTTCACGCGCGTGCCGGGGTGGGTGTACCAGGGCCAGGACCCCAGCGAGTCCCGCGGCGTGGAGGACCCGCGCATCACGCTCGTGGAGGGCAAGTACCGCATGCTCTACACCGCCTACGACGGGCGGCACCCGCGCGTGGCGATGGCCGAATCCGATGATCTGCTCCACTGGAGGCGCTACGGCATCATCCTGCCGCACCTGGACAACAAGGACTCGGCGATCTTCCCCAGCAAGATCGGTGGGCGCTACTGCATGATCCACCGCGAGCCGCCGTGCATGTGGCTCGCCTGGAGCGACGATTGCTACCGCTGGGGCGAGTTCGAGATCCTCGCCCGCCCGCGCCCCGGCACCTGGGAGCACGCCAAGATCGGCCTCTCGGGCCCCCCGATGCGCATCCCGGAAGGCTGGCTCGTCGTCTACCACGGTGTGGACGCCCAGAGCGTCTACCGCCAGAGCCTGATGCTGCTCGACGCCGAGAACCCGCGGAGGATTCTGCGGCAGCACCAGGACCCGATCATCCAGCCCGAAGCGGACTATGAGCTCTACGGCGACGTGAAGAACGTCGTCTTCTCCTGCGGCCAGGTGGTCAAGGACGACACGTTCTTCCTCTACTATGGGGGCGCCGACACGGTCATGGCCGTGGCCACCTGTCCGATGGCCGCTATTCGCGCGTGGGCGCAGGGGAACGGCTGA
- the tnpA gene encoding IS200/IS605 family transposase, with the protein MSYTNLLYHLDFATKERVSYLKPDHLARVAPYIGGIIREVGGQMLAANGAPDHIHIALQGSPTLAVADLVRVIKANSSKWIHETFPTLAPFAWQEGYAAFSVSASVMPKVLAYIQGQQQHHQKADFRQEFIALLKKHGIPYDERFVWG; encoded by the coding sequence ATGTCCTACACCAATCTGCTGTACCACCTTGACTTCGCAACCAAGGAGCGCGTGTCCTACCTCAAGCCTGACCACCTCGCTCGAGTCGCGCCCTACATTGGCGGCATCATCCGTGAGGTCGGCGGGCAGATGCTGGCCGCGAATGGCGCCCCCGACCACATCCACATCGCGCTTCAGGGGTCGCCTACCCTGGCGGTGGCCGACCTGGTGCGGGTGATCAAGGCCAACTCCTCGAAGTGGATTCACGAGACGTTTCCCACTCTCGCCCCCTTCGCCTGGCAGGAGGGCTATGCGGCCTTCAGCGTCTCAGCCTCCGTGATGCCCAAGGTGCTGGCCTACATTCAGGGGCAGCAGCAACATCACCAGAAGGCCGACTTCAGGCAGGAGTTCATCGCCCTGCTGAAGAAGCACGGCATCCCATATGACGAGCGGTTCGTGTGGGGATGA
- a CDS encoding beta-agarase: MAAGIPWWLCGAALVALLASSAADAGEQVLFDFGGGFDPTAILASDVKVELIRRETGSALRIASGRRIEWPGITLKAPKGKWDLSPFEWLALDVKNVGANDVTVCCRVDNPGADGVRNCLTGRLDLKPGESGTLQVPFARKPVSAMRSKLFGMRGYPDGSNDPERAIDPANVTQLLVFVPRPKEDHAFEIDNIRVGGSYVPPPVDPDKVKAFFPFIDTFGQYIHKDWPGKTHSLDDLKAHLDAELKDLAEKPGPADWDQYGGWKDGPALKATGFFRVEKHDGKWWLVDPEGRLFWSHGTDCVRENDSTPINERQTWFQDFPGDRPEFKEFFSQGRALHGHYAGRTVDCFSFLLANCKRKYGDGWQQKIADMAHRRLRSWGMNTIANWSDPAVYLMRRTPYTATVHFGGKLLEGSQGYWGKFRDVFDPSFRDEVRKAMAAQVGKAAGDPWCIGFFVDNEIAWGDDTSLAIAALQSPPDQAAKKVFLADLRGKHGDIAKLNAAWGTSHASWDALLAHRGAPDKARARDDLAAFYTKTAETYFRVIREAVKEVAPNQLYLGCRFAWVNDRAVSAAVKFCDVVSYNFYRRSIANVRIPGGADVPLIVGEFHFGALDRGMFHTGLVPVKDQAERAKAYREYVEGALRHPQFVGTHWFKYTDEPTTGRALDEENYQIGLLDGCDTPYPETRDALREVGYSLYRIRRGK, encoded by the coding sequence ATGGCGGCAGGAATCCCCTGGTGGCTGTGTGGCGCGGCACTCGTCGCATTGCTCGCCTCCTCGGCGGCGGACGCCGGCGAGCAGGTGCTCTTCGACTTTGGTGGGGGCTTCGACCCTACGGCGATCCTGGCAAGCGATGTGAAGGTGGAGTTGATCCGCAGGGAAACGGGCTCGGCGCTTCGCATCGCCAGCGGCCGCCGCATCGAGTGGCCCGGCATCACCCTCAAGGCGCCGAAGGGCAAGTGGGACCTCTCGCCCTTCGAGTGGCTCGCGCTCGATGTGAAGAACGTCGGCGCGAACGACGTCACGGTCTGCTGCCGCGTGGACAACCCCGGCGCCGACGGCGTGCGCAACTGCCTCACGGGGCGTCTCGACCTCAAGCCCGGCGAAAGCGGCACGCTCCAGGTGCCCTTCGCGCGCAAGCCCGTGAGCGCCATGCGCAGCAAGCTCTTCGGCATGCGCGGCTATCCCGACGGCTCGAACGACCCCGAACGCGCGATTGACCCGGCAAACGTCACCCAGCTCCTCGTCTTCGTGCCCCGCCCGAAGGAGGACCACGCCTTCGAGATTGACAACATCCGCGTCGGCGGCAGCTACGTCCCGCCTCCCGTGGACCCCGACAAAGTGAAAGCCTTCTTCCCCTTCATTGACACCTTCGGCCAGTACATCCACAAGGATTGGCCGGGCAAGACCCATTCGCTCGACGACCTGAAGGCGCACCTCGACGCGGAACTGAAGGACCTTGCCGAGAAGCCCGGCCCCGCCGATTGGGATCAGTACGGCGGCTGGAAGGACGGCCCCGCCCTCAAGGCCACGGGCTTCTTCCGCGTCGAGAAGCACGACGGCAAGTGGTGGCTCGTGGACCCCGAGGGCCGGCTCTTCTGGTCGCACGGCACCGACTGCGTGCGCGAGAACGACTCCACGCCCATCAACGAACGGCAGACCTGGTTCCAGGACTTCCCCGGCGACAGGCCGGAGTTCAAGGAGTTCTTCTCGCAAGGCCGCGCCCTTCACGGCCACTATGCAGGGCGGACCGTGGACTGCTTCAGCTTCCTGCTGGCCAACTGCAAGCGGAAGTACGGCGACGGCTGGCAGCAGAAGATCGCCGACATGGCCCATCGCCGCCTGCGCAGTTGGGGCATGAACACCATCGCCAACTGGTCGGACCCGGCCGTGTACCTGATGCGGCGAACGCCGTACACGGCGACGGTGCATTTCGGCGGCAAGCTGCTCGAGGGCAGCCAGGGCTACTGGGGCAAGTTCCGCGATGTCTTCGACCCCAGCTTCCGCGACGAGGTCCGAAAGGCCATGGCCGCCCAGGTGGGCAAGGCCGCAGGCGACCCCTGGTGCATCGGCTTCTTCGTGGACAACGAGATCGCCTGGGGCGACGACACCTCGCTCGCCATCGCCGCACTCCAGTCGCCCCCTGACCAGGCGGCCAAGAAGGTCTTCCTCGCCGACCTGAGGGGCAAACACGGCGACATCGCGAAACTCAACGCCGCCTGGGGCACGAGCCACGCCTCGTGGGACGCCCTGCTCGCCCACCGCGGCGCGCCCGACAAGGCCAGGGCCCGTGACGACCTGGCCGCCTTCTACACGAAGACGGCCGAGACCTATTTCAGGGTGATCCGCGAGGCCGTCAAGGAGGTGGCCCCCAACCAGCTCTACCTCGGCTGCCGCTTCGCCTGGGTGAACGACCGGGCCGTGTCGGCCGCCGTGAAGTTTTGCGACGTGGTGAGCTACAACTTCTATCGCCGCTCGATCGCCAACGTGCGCATCCCCGGCGGGGCCGACGTGCCGCTCATCGTCGGCGAGTTCCACTTCGGCGCGCTCGACCGCGGCATGTTCCACACCGGCCTCGTGCCCGTGAAGGACCAGGCCGAGCGGGCGAAGGCTTACAGGGAATACGTCGAGGGCGCCCTGCGCCATCCGCAATTCGTCGGCACCCACTGGTTCAAGTACACCGACGAGCCGACCACCGGCCGCGCGCTCGACGAGGAGAACTACCAGATCGGCCTCCTCGACGGCTGCGACACGCCGTACCCTGAGACGAGGGACGCGCTGCGCGAGGTGGGCTACTCCCTCTACAGGATTCGCAGGGGTAAGTGA
- a CDS encoding 2-isopropylmalate synthase: MTDRVIIFDTTLRDGEQSPGASMNTAEKIEIARALAAMKVDVIEAGFPIASPGDFEAVSRVAAEVKGVTVAGLARALEKDIVRAHEAVKGAERPRIHVFLATSKIHMEHKLKKAKEEIVRLAVEGVKLARNLVGDVEFSPEDASRTEPDFLCQVVEAVIAAGATTVNIPDTVGYAEPEQFGALIATLRNRVPNIDQAVISVHCHNDLGLAVANSLAAVKAGARQVECTINGLGERAGNAALEEIVMNLKTRRDYFGVDTGIVTQRLVPASKLVASLTGIFVQRNKAIVGLNAFAHEAGIHQHGVLAERSTYEIMRPEDVGLQKSDLVIGKHSGHHAIGDRARDLGYELTDEQLAQVVAEVKALADKKKQIFDDDLRTIIEGIAAEAKGLFKLVRFQITSGTGSIATAAVELQRDDEEPSQDAATGDGPVDAVYKTIDRITGITGRLLDYQIRAVTSGKDALGEASLLFESNGLRVSGRAASTDILEASALAYIVAVNKVAALLHQRKRANGVPAADEHP; encoded by the coding sequence ATGACCGACCGCGTGATCATCTTCGATACCACCCTCCGCGACGGCGAGCAATCGCCGGGCGCGAGCATGAACACGGCCGAGAAGATTGAGATCGCCCGCGCCCTGGCGGCGATGAAGGTGGACGTGATCGAGGCGGGCTTCCCGATCGCGTCGCCGGGCGATTTCGAGGCGGTGAGCCGTGTGGCGGCCGAGGTGAAGGGCGTGACCGTGGCCGGCCTGGCCCGGGCGCTCGAGAAGGACATCGTACGCGCTCACGAGGCCGTCAAGGGCGCCGAGCGGCCGCGCATCCACGTTTTCCTCGCCACCTCCAAGATTCACATGGAGCACAAGCTCAAGAAGGCCAAGGAGGAGATCGTCCGCCTCGCCGTCGAGGGGGTGAAGCTCGCGCGCAACCTCGTGGGCGACGTGGAGTTCTCGCCCGAGGACGCCTCGCGGACCGAGCCCGACTTCCTCTGCCAGGTGGTGGAGGCCGTGATCGCCGCGGGCGCGACCACCGTGAACATCCCCGACACCGTGGGCTACGCCGAGCCCGAGCAGTTCGGCGCCCTCATCGCCACGCTCCGCAACCGCGTGCCGAACATTGACCAGGCGGTCATCAGCGTCCACTGCCACAACGACCTCGGCCTCGCGGTGGCCAATTCGCTGGCCGCAGTGAAGGCGGGGGCGCGGCAGGTCGAGTGCACCATCAACGGCCTCGGCGAGCGCGCCGGCAACGCGGCCCTCGAAGAGATCGTGATGAACCTCAAGACCCGCCGCGACTACTTCGGCGTGGACACGGGGATCGTGACCCAGCGCCTCGTGCCCGCGAGCAAGCTCGTGGCCAGCCTCACCGGCATCTTCGTCCAGCGCAACAAGGCCATCGTCGGCCTCAACGCCTTCGCCCACGAGGCCGGCATCCACCAGCACGGCGTCCTCGCCGAGCGCTCGACCTATGAGATCATGCGCCCCGAGGATGTGGGGCTCCAGAAGAGCGACCTCGTGATCGGCAAACACTCGGGCCACCACGCCATCGGCGACCGCGCGCGCGACCTCGGCTACGAGCTCACCGACGAGCAGCTCGCCCAGGTGGTCGCCGAGGTCAAGGCCCTCGCCGACAAGAAGAAGCAGATCTTCGACGACGACCTCCGCACGATCATCGAAGGCATCGCCGCCGAGGCCAAGGGGCTCTTCAAGCTGGTGCGTTTCCAGATCACCAGCGGCACCGGCAGCATCGCCACGGCCGCCGTGGAACTCCAGCGTGACGACGAGGAGCCGAGCCAGGACGCCGCGACCGGCGACGGCCCTGTGGATGCCGTCTACAAGACCATTGACCGTATCACCGGAATCACCGGCCGGTTGCTCGACTACCAGATCCGCGCCGTCACCAGCGGCAAGGACGCGCTGGGCGAGGCCTCGCTCCTCTTCGAGTCGAACGGGCTGCGCGTATCGGGCCGCGCGGCCTCGACCGATATCCTCGAGGCCAGCGCCCTGGCCTACATTGTGGCCGTGAACAAAGTGGCCGCGCTCCTCCACCAGCGGAAGAGAGCCAACGGCGTCCCTGCGGCGGATGAGCACCCGTGA
- a CDS encoding shikimate dehydrogenase, translating to MSKTLLCVSLTAETTEETLASLHAPTRAFDVAELRLDYTREPDVRRLLDGRPCPVIVTNRPVREGGRWAGDEGRRIALLEEADRLGADFVDVELDALPRFRRQGKARLIVSYHNFEETPADIAAIASRIEHTEADIVKIATQAKSLRDNLAIFRLLRAARKPTIAVTMGEHGHVSRVLGPKFGAFLVFASLEAGREAAPGQVPVADLLGLYGFRRIGPATRVYGVIANPVAHSMSPAIHNAAFQHAGLDAVYLPFRVDSPADFIPAFRELPVEGYSVTIPHKETVIPLLDEVEPLARRIGAVNTIVRRDGRLCGSNTDWSAAVGAVTGGLPEGDSLAGKSVLLLGAGGAARAMAFGLAERGARVVIANRTHERAVRLAAEVGCAAVPLDAAGSVAYDILVNGTSLGMHPRVDETPLDAARLRPGALVFDSVYNPPETRLLREARAAGCRTVNGLEMFVNQAVEQFELWTGLPAPRAFMRSVVESRLRR from the coding sequence GTGAGCAAGACCCTGCTGTGCGTTTCGCTGACCGCGGAGACCACCGAGGAGACTCTCGCGTCGCTCCACGCGCCCACCCGCGCGTTCGACGTCGCCGAACTCCGGCTCGACTACACCCGCGAGCCGGACGTTCGGCGGCTCCTCGACGGCCGCCCCTGCCCGGTCATCGTCACCAACCGCCCCGTCCGCGAGGGCGGACGGTGGGCGGGCGATGAGGGGCGGCGGATCGCTCTCCTCGAGGAGGCCGATCGCCTGGGCGCCGACTTCGTGGACGTGGAGCTGGACGCCCTGCCCCGCTTCCGCCGGCAGGGCAAGGCGCGCCTCATCGTCTCCTACCACAACTTCGAGGAGACGCCGGCCGATATCGCAGCCATCGCCAGCCGCATCGAGCACACTGAGGCCGACATCGTGAAGATCGCCACGCAAGCGAAATCGCTGCGCGACAACCTGGCGATCTTCCGCCTGCTGCGCGCCGCTCGCAAGCCCACCATCGCCGTCACGATGGGCGAGCACGGCCATGTGAGCCGCGTGCTCGGCCCCAAGTTCGGCGCCTTCCTCGTCTTCGCTTCCCTCGAGGCCGGCCGCGAGGCCGCGCCCGGCCAGGTGCCCGTGGCCGACCTCCTCGGCCTCTACGGCTTCCGCCGCATCGGGCCGGCCACGCGCGTCTACGGCGTCATCGCCAACCCCGTCGCCCACTCGATGAGCCCGGCCATCCACAACGCCGCCTTCCAGCACGCCGGCCTCGACGCCGTCTACCTGCCGTTCCGCGTCGACTCTCCCGCCGACTTCATCCCCGCCTTCCGGGAGCTGCCCGTAGAGGGCTACAGCGTCACCATCCCGCACAAGGAGACCGTCATCCCCCTCCTCGACGAGGTGGAGCCCCTCGCCCGCCGCATCGGCGCCGTGAACACCATCGTCAGGCGCGACGGGCGCCTCTGCGGCTCGAACACCGACTGGTCGGCTGCCGTCGGGGCCGTTACGGGTGGCCTGCCCGAAGGGGATTCGCTGGCGGGGAAGTCCGTGCTGCTCCTGGGCGCGGGCGGCGCGGCGCGCGCCATGGCCTTCGGCCTCGCCGAGCGCGGCGCCCGCGTCGTCATCGCCAACCGCACCCACGAGCGCGCCGTCCGCCTCGCCGCCGAAGTGGGCTGCGCGGCGGTGCCGCTCGATGCCGCCGGCTCCGTCGCCTATGACATCCTCGTCAACGGCACCTCGCTCGGCATGCACCCGAGGGTGGACGAGACGCCTCTCGACGCCGCACGGTTGCGGCCGGGCGCGCTCGTCTTCGACAGCGTCTACAACCCGCCCGAGACCCGCCTCCTGCGCGAGGCCCGCGCCGCCGGCTGCCGCACCGTCAACGGCCTGGAGATGTTCGTCAATCAGGCCGTCGAGCAGTTCGAGCTGTGGACAGGCCTCCCCGCCCCGCGAGCCTTCATGCGCTCCGTCGTCGAATCCCGCCTCCGCCGCTGA